The DNA sequence CGCGACTATAACCGGTTGCGGGAACGCCGCGTCAATGTAGGCTTGAAGTTGGCTTGGCGCCCTAATGATCAGTTTGAGTTGCTATTAGGACCACGCTTTAATTCCACTCGAATTGAACGCACCGAGGGCCGTTTCATCGACGCTATCGGCGACCAGTTTCATCCGGAAATTTTTGATGGCATTGAGATGATGAACCTCGAAGCTAATCTACATTTCAACAATGTCGATCAGCCTACCTTCCCAACACGTGGTCTCAGATTCGAGCTGAATACTGGTTGGGCCGATCAATTAGACGAAGAAGAATACAACTTTCCCTTCCTGGAAAGTGAACTGGCCATGTACCAGCAGCTAGATAGTCGTGGTAAGTTGGTGTTGGCTAGCCAATTGGGGGTGTCCCATCGTTTTACCGAAAATTATCCCTTCTTCCTTGGTGCTCAACTCGGCGGTCTCGGGCCTGAAGGTAATCTTCGTGGTTTCCGGAGAGATCGCTTCACTGGGCGTACGGCATTTTATCACAATACCGACCTGCGCTGGAAAGCACTCTACTGGAACAACAATGCAGTACCTATGTCTATTGGTCTATCGGCCTCTTTTGATTATGGCAAGGTAAGCCTGGAAGACATTGAAAGTGAAAAGATCCACTACAGTTATGGTGGTGGTTTGTTTTTTACCCCTTTTGAATTGATGACCATCCACATCGGAGCTTATTCCGGTAATGGTGAAGAAGTACGCTTTCTCGTAGGCGGAGGATTTTTCTTCTAGATCAAGTCACACCCTAATCCCAAACCTGAACCGGCGTGCAAATACCCATCCTTTAAAACAAAACCACCCGTCACCAAATCGCGGGCTAGGTCCAGGCTGCCATCCAAATCCAGATAACGGGTAGCATTACTCGCCAGTGCCGCATGGAGTGCAGCTGTGATAGAAACAATGGATTCATCATTGCAGCCCCACATCAGTTCAATCCCCACACGTTCCGCAACAAAGGCAATACGTCGAGCCTCCGCGACGCCACCACATTTCATCAATTTTATATTAAAGATGCCGTAAGGCTGCCCTTCTGTTGCCAGCATTAGGGCATCATTGGCATTATGCAAATCCTCATCAGCAGCACAAAGCTTGCGCAAATCCGGAGGTAACGTCAGCTGGGCAGCTGGGCCACAGAGGGTATCACCCGCCTGTACTTTGCCGCGGTCGTGGCCTGCGGGAAACGGCTGCTCGTAGAATTCTACGGCCAAGTGCTGTGTGGCTTTTGAAAAATCGATTAGGTCTTGAGGTGTATATCCCTGGTTGGCGTCAATACGGATAGCAATATCAGGGCCAACGGTCGCTCTAAGTTTAGTGAACACTTCAACGTCTTCAGCTACACTCCTTCCTGTTTTTAGTTTTATGACCCGGAAGCCCGTTGCCATGTGCTCTCGTGCTTGCTCCAGCGTTTCTTCTACCGACAGGATTCCGATGGTAATAGAGGTAGGTAACTTCTTGTATTGCAGCCCCCACCAATCCACCAATCTCACCCCCAGATGACGGGTAAAGGCATCGTGCAGTGCCACATCTACCGCCGCCAAGGCCGCAGGTTGCTTCAGCATTAATGGCCGTAAGCTGGCCAAAATTGCGGGAAAGGTCTGTATCGTAGCGCCATGTAAAGCTGGCTCTGCTATTTCTTTAAGTACGCGTAAGCTATCCTCAACACTTTCGCCCGTGACCCCCGGCGAGGGAGCAGAACAACCAATACCACGGGTACCATCAGCGAGCTCTAGTACGAGAAAGACGTTTTCCACATCCGAGATGGTTTTAAACGCAATAGTATATGGACGAGTAAGCTCCAGGTTTTCCCGAATGATCTCTACTTTGGTGATTTTCATAAAAATGGTTGGATGGTTAGTTGGTTGAAAGTTGATTGTTGTTGGTTGTTGGTTGACCTTTCAGCATGTAAATACTTCCGACTTTCGATTTCCGACTTTAAATGGTTAGTTGACCTTCAACAATCAACTTTCAACCATCAACACGCTTGACATCGTCATGCCTTCGGCATACATGTACTTACTTCCGACTTTAAAATGGTTAAAATTCGTTCGTAACGAGCTTACTATTCATCCATTCTTCGATAGCTTCGGCTTCGATAGGGATGCGTTGAGTCAAATCCTTAGGGCCGTGGTCGGTAACCAGAATGTTGTTTTCTAGCCGGATACCTATTTTTTCTTCTGGAATATAAATGCCTGGTTCACACGTAAACACCATGCCTGCCTGTACGGGCAGATAGCGCTCACTGAGGTCGTGAACATCTAAACCTAAGTGATGGCTGGTACCATGCATAAAATAGCGTTTGTAAGCAGGGTGAGCCGGATCTTGGTTTTTTACTTGTGTTTTATCTAGTAAACCAAGCTGTAGGAGTTCCTCCTCCATCAGTTGACCTACTTCCTTGTGGTAATCCTCAAGGCTTACGCCTGGCAGCAATAACTTTATGGCCGCCTGTTGCACCCTCAACACAGCATCATATACCGCTCGCTGTCGGCTACTGAAACGGCCATTGACGGGAATCGTTCGAGTAAGATCAGCAGCATAATTGCCGTACTCTGCCCCAAAATCAAGGAGCAGTAAATCTCCGTCGCGACACGGACGGTTATTTTGGATGTAATGCAACACACAGGTATTCGCCCCGCTGGCTACAATGGGTTCATACGCATGCCCCGTAGCTCGCTGCCGAAGAAAGCTGGCGGTGATCTCCGCTTCTACTTCATATTCATGTACTCCCGGTTCCACCATTTTCAAGACTTGCTCAAAAGCTGCTCCGGTAATATTGACCGCTTGCTGGATGAGTTCCATCTCCAAGGGTGACTTGATCATGCGCAGCCGCTTGAGCAACGGGCCGGAACGGTGGTACTTATGCGCTGGATAGTGCATTTGCAACTCCTTGGCCAACCTTTGGTTTCTGGTGAGTACCGGGCTTTGGAACCGGTCGTGCTCATCAAGATTGACATACACCCGCTTGGCCAACAGCATCAACTCGTGTAGAATCGTATCCATCTCATCCAGCCAGTGCACCCGATCCACCCCAGATATCCGGCGAACATCAGCTTTACTCAATTGATCGCCTTCGTAACGAGATAACCGCTCTTCGTTTCTACGAACGAACACAAGCTCCTCAAAACCATCCTTGACACAAGAGGGAAATAACACAAGCACCGTCTCCGGTTGCTCTATGCCCGTCAGGAAAAACAACTCACTATTCTGTCGAAAAGGGAAAAAAGTATCACCCGATCGAGGCAGTAAATCATTGGCATAAAAAATCGCCAAACTATCAGCTTTTAGTAGCTGAGCATAGCGGCGGCGGTTGAATGAGAATAACTCGGCAGATATAGGATGGTACTTCATTATGCAAAGTTAAAGAACTATTAATTCCTTCCCAATGTTATTATCAATGTAAATTTAATGTTAACTTTACATTAATTAAAGATTAACGCCTTATGAAAAAGAAGTTATTTAAAGAGAAGCAACAATACCAAGGCAAGGATCTTATTGTTGCGATAATTGTCATCATGCTGCTCCTTACTTACCAGCTGATCGATAGTGTATTCATTTCTCACCAACAAAGTTGGCTGAACAACATCCTGTGTCTGGGGGTAATCATTGGCCTGGGCTGGTGGATCAAGTCCTTGTTCCAGCGTCAGCAGAAAAACATTGTTACAGACAAAAAAATCATCTGCAAAGTAGACTCTTGGTACCAGGATAAAAAGAAGATTCCTTTGGAAGACATCGAAAGCTGCGCGGTGGTAAAAACCCCTGTAGTAGCCCAGTGGCATGGTTCAAATATCGAAATGCCCAAAGAAGAAATGTGGTCCATCAACGGCCGAAACGGCCTGGCAATCGCTACCAAAAAGGGGGAGCAGATTTTTATCGGATCTTCCCGGGCCCAGGAGATGGCGCAGGCGATCAAGCAGGCTTTAAGTATCTGAAAGTTGGGTGAGTATAAGGGTTTAAAAGTCGGAAATCAGAAATCGGAAGTGGGAAGTATTTCCGACCTCCCATTTCCCACCTCCGACTTCAATTATCTTCTTAATTGCAGGTGCGCCTCTTGACCCATTTTTTTCTAACTTTTACACCCTTACACTTTTATCACTTTTACACCTGAATTATTCCTTCCAACGAATCCTCTTGGCTTTAGGCTTGATGAACACGGTTTGCTCGGAGGCAACCAACAATCGTTCCGGCGTGAGAAAATCCAGTGATTCGTACTGGGTAGCCAGAAAGAGCGATATCCGACGAGAACGCAACTTCCCTCGCAAAAAATGCCCTTCCGGATAATCAGTGAAATAATAAACATTGGCGGCAGAGTAAGGTATGAAACCCAATCGAAACTTGAAATAGTAAGCCAGCAAAGCCACTTGCCCCGTCTCTGGATGGATTGCGGCAGCCGTAACGGCTCTTTTTCTCAGTTGCAAACTATCACGTAATTCGGCCGTGTACTGTCCCGCTCTAGCAGGAACTACATAATGATAGGTGGTCAGGTTCGCCCGTTGAATGCGACTTTTGGTAAAAAGGTGAAGAGAATCCTGGTGCCAGAAAAAGGCCTCCACATCGTAAAAACGGTGATCAGGATAAGCAAACTGCAAACTGTCGATCTGCCCATTGTGGGGATCATAGCAGTACACCTGCAATTCGGAGCGTACCCGCCGATTGTCTCCAAAATCACCGATGTATAAGCGCCCTTGATCATCGTGCGTCAGGTCTTCCCAATCTTGATTAATGATACTGGGCAACGGAATTGCAGCTTGAATTTCGCCTCTCCCATTGGTAAGAAACAATTCGGCAGCATTTCCCCCGTCATTGAGCCACCAAAGACTATCTGCACTGTTTACCACCAAACCTGAAACCTCCCGTAGTTCAGCAGGTAAACAGAATTTCCGAGGGCTTTTTGATTGCCCAATCAAGGATAAAGATAGCAGGCAAAAGAGCACTAGAATGCCCGATTTCAGGTAATTATTTGAAAAAAAATAAAACTTTTTTATCATTTTTTTCTGATCATTTCATGCCCTAAAGCTTAGTAAATCAAGCATCTCTGAAGGCGATAGTTGCTTTAACAAAGAATTTGTCCTGTTTCCCAAAGATATGCGGCGAAAAGGATAATCTCACAAATCTGTTTTGGGAACTGAACAAAATCTTAATTTTTATTTTTAGTTTACACTGGTTTTACAAAGGCTTGATTTTTGGATATTCTTGACCGTTTTCCGACTTCGGTAAGGTGAAAAAAGAAAATTACTAATCGTAATTCCACCTAAGTCAATCACTTACTCCCTTGGCCCCAACCACTTATCACGACCAATTAATCGTTCATTTCCGTATCTTTGTAGGGACAAGCCACTTGTCAGCTCTGTAAGAAAGACTTATAGAGTCCCTAAATTAATATTGCTGCTATTTTGAACAAGACAACAACTTCTACTGCTGTTATGCCTTCAGAACGTCAAGAGATATTGCGGGATTACTATATCTGCTGTCTCAGTCGTGAACTCAGCCTGGTCATTCGCCGGGATGTACTGACGGGCCGCGCCAAATTTGGTGTTTCAGACGATGGCAAAGAGTTGTTTCAAGTAGCTATGGCCAAAGCTTACCAAGCTGGTGATTGGCGCGCTGATTATTACCGCGGGCACACCCTACTTCTGGCCCTCGATTTGGCTAAGCCCGAAGATATCCTTGCGCAGTTGTACGCCGATCCGGAAAACGACCCCTTCAGCGGTGGTCGCCAGATGGTAGGTCACCATATGACTCCCAACACCAATGCGGAGGGAGATTGGATTCCTCAACTTTCACAAGTCAACCTGTCCTCCGATATTTCTACCACTGGTGGGCAAATGGCACGCGCCACTGGCCTGGCTTACGCCAGTAAAGTTTATCGCGAAACCAAGCACCTCAAGGCACCTAGTTTTTCTGACAATGGTCAGGAGGTATGTTTTTGCTGTATTGGAGATGCCAGCACTAGTGAAGGTGCTTTTTGGGAAAGCCTCAACGCCGCCGGCGTACTTCAAATTCCCCTAGCCGTTACAGTGGCCGACGACGGCTACGGTATCTCTGTACCTACTGAGTACCAAACCATAAAAGGGAGCATCAGTGCTGCACTGGCCGGATTTGCCGCCGAAGGCGACCAGGAAGGCATGGCTATTTACCGCATTAAAGGCTGGGATTATCCTGCACTTTGTGAAGCATATACCAAGGGGATCAAGCAAGTACGTAAAGCACACCAACCTGCCCTCTACCACATAGAAGAATTGACCCAACCACAGGGGCATTCCACCTCTGGTTCGCACGAACGCTACAAAAGTGAAGAGCGCCTGAATTGGGAACAGGAATACGACTGTAACCGACAGTTTCGCCTGTGGATGCTAGCTACCGAAATCGCAGAAGAAGAGGAACTACTGGAGTTGGAAGCCAAAGCCAAAGCTGTCATTACCGAAGCCAGAACCCAGGCCTGGGATAATTTCCGGCAACCCATCAAACTCCTCCAGGAGCAACTCAACCAAGTCATTCAAAGCCTCCCAAGCAGCGAGGCAAAAGATCACGCGCTCAAAGAGATAGCTCAGTTGCGCACCCCCAGTCGTTCAGAGCTCTTAAGCATTGCCCGCCGCTTGCAGTTTGCTTTCTACGGGCAGGAAACACCCGCTCTCACGCAATTCATTGCACAAGAAAAACAGCATCTTCAGCAACTTTATAGTAGTCATCACCTCAGCGAAAGTCCCAAAGCTGCGCTGCGGGTTCCTGCGGTAGCCGCCACCTATCCGACCACTGCCAAAAACATCAACGGTTTTGAAGTGATCAACCATTTTTTCGACCGGGCATTAGCGCGTATTCCTGAGCTATACATCTTCGGCGAGGATGTGGGCAAGATAGGCGGAGTCAATCAGGGCATGGCAGGTTTACAAGAAAAATACGGCGAGCATCGCGTCTTTGATACGGGCATCCGTGAGTGGACGATCGTAGGCCAAGCCATAGGTATGGCCATGCGTGGCCTGCGTCCCGTGGCCGAAATTCAGTACCTCGATTACCTGATCTACGCATTCTCTCCCCTCTCCGATGATGCGGCGACGCTGCGCTGGCGTAGCAATGGCCTACAGCAGGCTCCCCTGATCATTCGTACCCGTGGGCATCGCCTGGAAGGGATCTGGCACTCGGGATCACCCATGAGTGTGCTGCTCGGCGGCTTGCGCGGAATGCACCTGTGTGTGCCTCGCAACATGGTGCAGGCTATCGGCATGTACAATACCTTGCTCCAAAGCGACGACCCCGGTATTGTGATCGAATGCCTCAATGGCTACCGACTCAAAGAAAGCTTACCCGACAACCTCGACACCTTTACCGTACCTCTCGGGGTACCCGAAACCATTCGGGAAGGTGCCGATCTTACGGTCGTTACCTATGGTGCCTGTATTCGCATCGTCGACGAAGCTGCTGCTACCCTGTCCAAAATGGGCATAGAGATCGAAATTATTGATGTGCAAACGCTTTGGCCTTTTGACCTAGAGCATCGCATCAGTGCCAGTTTACGCAAAACCAATCGCCTGCTCGTCGTCGATGAAGATGTTCCTGGTGGTGCCGCCGCCTACATCATGCAACACATCCTGGAGGACCAAGGTGGCTATTTCCAACTAGATGCTACACCAAGCACACTGACAGGTACAGCCTACCGACCTCCCTATGGCGACGATGGCAACTACATCAGCAAGCCCAATGTGGAAGATGTGGTGGAAAAGGTCTTGGAAGTGATAGCGGAGTAGTACCCTTTTCTTAGTTATTTGGGCGTATCCCCTCCGCTGAGCTACGGGGTCGCGCTGTTGCAGGGCGCGTTATTCACTTGGCCCCTCCCTGTGGTCGGGTCTGGTGCTGCGCACCACCCTTACACATCGCTTACGCAACAATTCGGCTAGCAGGGCCTAAATAAACAATCCCCTCCCCTTGCTGTTTGGTACTCACAAACTATACATCCAATGGATACTTCCGCCAAAAATGTGCTGGGCACCGAACTGCAAACTTGCTCCACCAATCCCCTGACGGGCTATTACCGCAATGGTTGCTGCCATACCGGACCGCAAGACAGTGGCCGCCACGTCATTTGTGCCCAGATGACCGAGGAATTCCTACACTTTACAGCCAGCAAAGGCAACGACTTGATGACGCCGCAACCTCACTATCAGTTTCCTGGTCTAAAGGCTGGTGACCGCTGGTGTTTATGCGCCCTCCGCTGGCGAGAAGCTTACGAAGCGGGGGTAGCACCGCCAGTGATCCTGGCCGCTACGCACGCACAGGTGCTCCAATATGTCACCATAGATATGCTCCACGCGCACGAGCTTACCAATCCATAAAGTCAAAGTGGTCTCAATTATTTCCGCCGTAACACTAGGGGTGATTATCTTGTGGATAAACAATTGTTACGAAATGGCCGAGTTGAGCGAGATCGTTTAAAAAGCGGTATCTTTATACCCAAACTAATATTTGCCGCCGCCGCCGACTCTTTAAATTACCCAGTGACCATGGAACCTCACTACCAACTTACCGACCAGCAATTCAGTCAACAATTTGCCGACTGCACCCTACCTCCACAATGGTTCAGCCATACAGCCCACTTGCGCTTAGCCTACATTCTTTTGCAAAAGCACAGCCTGAAGGAGGCCCGCCAATTGATGTGCTCCCAGATTCAAACTTTCGACCAAACATTCGGGGATGGCACCAAATACCACCGCACACTGACGGAAGCATCTATACAGGTCGTTTGGCATTTTATGAGCAAAAGCACAACGGCTACTTTCCCGGAACTACTCACAGCATTCCCGCGTCTGGTTAGTAATTTCAAAGACTTACTCCTGACCCACTACCGGCCAGAAACTTTATTCCCTCCACCAGCCAATACCGTTTATCAGCAACCAGATTTATTGGTGTTCCCGATGTGATTTTTTTTGAACCATATTAGGAATTATAAGGGCATTTAAGTTTTTTCTTTATGACCTGAAGGTCATGAATAGCTAAACACGACAAGTAGCAAATTAGCCTCGAAGGGATTTGATAATTTCTGACAAAATCTAGTCCTTATACCCTGTACGAAGTACCAAGTACAGTGAGTTTTGCCTTAGAGAAAGGCTGCTTTCAGGCTAAATTGCAAGGCAAAATTCACCTCCCTCACCCTTCAAACTTCGGGCTACGTTTTTCCATATTGGCGGCAAATGCTTCCAGCAGGTCATTTGAGAGCAGCATGGAGGCATTCCAGGCGGTCATGTAATTGAGGGATTCGGCTACCGTATGGTCACGAGCGTAGAGCAGGATTTCTTTGGTGCCCCGAATGCAGAGAGGAGATTTCGTAGCGATGGTTGTAGCAAGTTCTAATACACCTTTTTGGAGGTCTTCCTGGCTAGGATAGGTACGGTTACAAAGACCAATGGCGGCGGCTTCTGTACCTGCAACATTGCGGCCAGTATAGGCCATTTCAGCGACGATGCCAGGTTGCAAAATTTTGGGTAAGCGCTGCAAGGTGCCGATATCGGCCACCAAACCCAGGTCGATTTCCTTGATGGAAAAATAGGCGTCCTCGGTACAATAGCGCATATCGCAAGCAGCTATAATATCTACTCCACCACCGATGCAGGCACCATGAATGGCGGCAATCACTGGCTTGCGGCACTCCTCGATGGCGGTGATCGCGTTTTGCAATTTGAAGATAAACCCACGCAGGGCCTCGCGCTTGCGCCCTTCACAAGAGATGGTATGGAAGCGTTGCAGATTCATTAACACCGTAAGGTCAATGCCAGCGCAAAAATTGCGTCCTTCGCCTTGCAGGATAATCACCCTCACCTCAGGATGCTCGTGCAGTTCGCGGAAGATCAAGGGCATCTCCTCCCAAGCCTTCTCGTGGAGCGCGTTGGCCTTATCTGGCCGATTGAAACTGACGGTAGCAATGTGCTGATCGATGTGAACGAGGAAAGAGGTATACATGGGAGGATTGAAATTTGTTAATGAAAGGGGCTTTTACTGGACTACCCAAGGCACCTAAGGTATATTTTTTTTGAACCACCCAAGGCACCTAAGGGGTGTTTTTTTTTGAACCACAGGAGGCACGAAGAATAAAAAACTTAGGTGCATACCGCGACGTAGATATAATCTACGCCGAACGGGGGGAAATTTGTGTACATACCGACGTAGGCACAGCCAACGCCGAACAGAGGAAAGGATTTTTGAACCACCAAAGGCACCTAAGTAATTTGACGGAAATAAATCCAGCAACTTTCTCTGAGGATTTTTGAAATTTTTCACACAACTTTCCTGCCTACTCGGCGAAAGGCAGGCAGGCTTTCAGTCAGTTGTTTAGAAAAATTTAAAAAATCGAAAGTTGCTTGACTTATTTTTTTCCGTCCCTAAGAGAAAAAACTTAGGTGTCTTTGGTGGTTCAATTTCAGGTAACACAAACATAAAGCTGCCTACCAGTACGTACTCCCTGTAAACCTCCGCTCACTTCGGTACAACTGCATTCGTTGGTGAGCATATTGGTTGAAGGTGGCGGAAAGTAAGGCATCATAAGCGGTGAAAGCATCGGACCGGCCAGCTTGTTTTTGCTGGATGGCACCGACGGCATCACGAGCAGTCACCAGGGCCATGGTGATGCCGTGCGAGGAGACAGGATCGAGGGTGAGCGCCGCGTCTCCGATGGACAACCAGCCTGGCCCGTAGAAGGACTCCAACCGACTACTATCTGCTGCTATGAAGCGTGGCGTAGTGAGTGCATCAGTGGCCTTAGTGATGCGTGCAGCGGTGTGGGGAGCCGCTTCGTAAAGCTGCTTCCAACCGGCTCCTGTCCCCCATGTTTCTCGGTCTTCCTTTCCTGGTCGGCAGAAAAAGGTGGTCGCCAAGCGGTTGCCAGGTATCAGCGCAGTATACCACCAACCCGAAGGTGTGGTTTCAATTAATCCAGTGCTATCTAAAAAATCTGTTGGCATTTTCAGGAAGCGGATCAAGGCCAGTTGTTGGTGTTCATACAAACGAGCAACTCCTTGTCGGCGAGCCAGCCAAGCATTGCGTCCGCTACCATCAAGGATGAAATCAAAACGCTCTTGTGTGGGTTGACCATCGTTTAGCCAGCTTACTTCCCATTGGTCGGCTACAAATTTGGCGTTCTGCATTACCGCTCCTATGATCAGGTCCGCGCCTGTATCAACCGCTTTATGCACCAATTGCTTTTCAAACACCCGCCGATCCAGGTGCCAGCCTTGCCCCAGGGGATGTGCCAGGTAATCCCGATGTATTACCCTATCACTTCCCCACAGGGATTGGATACCGTAAGTAGGCAAGTGACTGGTATGCTGAAAGTCTTCCCAAAGCCCGAGCTCCATGAGCAAAGGTTGTACCGATGGGGGTAGGCTCTCCCCTACTTTTGGCTCCACTGGATCAGTGGTCAACACATCAGACCGGCGGTCGAGCAAGCTCACCTCCCACCCATTACGAGCGGCGAATATGGCTGCTGCTGCTCCCGCCGGTCCGGCACCAATGATGAGTATTTTTAAGTGAGGTTTGAATGATGCTACCGCCATTTACGCGGATTCATATCTACCCATTCCGGCCGTTGATGGTCTGCGGTAGAAGGCGTATCCAGGGATCTGCTGGTCATCATCTGTGGTTCATCCTGCACCGAGCGACCCGTTTCCACCCATACTTCTTTGGGAAACAGTTGCTCATCAGCATCCAGTTCGCGTTTGAGGATGATGCCAATTTTGTACCATTCTTCCGTAAACTTGGTGACGCCCTTCATCCGCTCAGCGATAGAACTGCCACCGGATTTCATCGTTCCATCTTCATTGTAAATAAAGCCCCGCAACCACTTCTTCCGGCTCGCCGGGCCGAAGGCTGCAAATTTATCATCAATGCTACTTTTTTGATCATTCAAGGTTGCAAAATCCTCTTCGGAGAGTACATCATTGGGCACCCGTGCAGGCCAGAAAGTTGGCAGATACTCTCCCGCATACGTCCGATAAGCGGACAGACAACTGGAGGTATCCGACTGCCAGGGTACCGCCATCCATTTGGTCAGGTCTCCGGGGGAGCTGCCGTCTAGTGGGCCGTTGGGCTCCATCACCACACTGTTGCTAATGGCGTAACCGAAATCCTCCTTGGGTGTTTTCCGGCGTTTGATACGGAAAGGCTCATCGCCACAAAACATGATCGCGTGCCGCATGGGCCAGGTGAATTCACAACCTGGATGAAAGGGCCCGCCCAGGGTTTCTTCCAAAGCTGCTACTGTCAGGCCATTTGCTTGTTCGGCAGGCGTCATTTCTTCCCACTTGCGGTGCTGTGGTGGAGGTTCTACGACAAAGTTCCCATGGGCCCATTGCTCCAAATAATCGTACTTTAATTGGGTTATGGCAAACCAGGCACGAGGATTGGTAGAATTGATATTGAAGGTTACTCCATCCCCATAAAGAGGTGGCCAGGCGGCAGGTTCCAGTTTTTTATACGCGGGATTACGGAAGGATTCGAAAATCACCTGCCGGAAAGGTCGATTTTCATCACTCGTATCCGTCAACCGCTTGAGTACTTGCTCATTTTCAAAATCGTAGGCACTACCCCAACCAAAATCACGGCTCACGCCAGCATTCACCCACTGGTTGTTACTTAACTGTTTTAGAGTAGGATAGATATCCG is a window from the Lewinella sp. LCG006 genome containing:
- a CDS encoding mandelate racemase/muconate lactonizing enzyme family protein yields the protein MKITKVEIIRENLELTRPYTIAFKTISDVENVFLVLELADGTRGIGCSAPSPGVTGESVEDSLRVLKEIAEPALHGATIQTFPAILASLRPLMLKQPAALAAVDVALHDAFTRHLGVRLVDWWGLQYKKLPTSITIGILSVEETLEQAREHMATGFRVIKLKTGRSVAEDVEVFTKLRATVGPDIAIRIDANQGYTPQDLIDFSKATQHLAVEFYEQPFPAGHDRGKVQAGDTLCGPAAQLTLPPDLRKLCAADEDLHNANDALMLATEGQPYGIFNIKLMKCGGVAEARRIAFVAERVGIELMWGCNDESIVSITAALHAALASNATRYLDLDGSLDLARDLVTGGFVLKDGYLHAGSGLGLGCDLI
- a CDS encoding aminopeptidase P N-terminal domain-containing protein; protein product: MKYHPISAELFSFNRRRYAQLLKADSLAIFYANDLLPRSGDTFFPFRQNSELFFLTGIEQPETVLVLFPSCVKDGFEELVFVRRNEERLSRYEGDQLSKADVRRISGVDRVHWLDEMDTILHELMLLAKRVYVNLDEHDRFQSPVLTRNQRLAKELQMHYPAHKYHRSGPLLKRLRMIKSPLEMELIQQAVNITGAAFEQVLKMVEPGVHEYEVEAEITASFLRQRATGHAYEPIVASGANTCVLHYIQNNRPCRDGDLLLLDFGAEYGNYAADLTRTIPVNGRFSSRQRAVYDAVLRVQQAAIKLLLPGVSLEDYHKEVGQLMEEELLQLGLLDKTQVKNQDPAHPAYKRYFMHGTSHHLGLDVHDLSERYLPVQAGMVFTCEPGIYIPEEKIGIRLENNILVTDHGPKDLTQRIPIEAEAIEEWMNSKLVTNEF
- a CDS encoding thiamine pyrophosphate-dependent enzyme, whose protein sequence is MPSERQEILRDYYICCLSRELSLVIRRDVLTGRAKFGVSDDGKELFQVAMAKAYQAGDWRADYYRGHTLLLALDLAKPEDILAQLYADPENDPFSGGRQMVGHHMTPNTNAEGDWIPQLSQVNLSSDISTTGGQMARATGLAYASKVYRETKHLKAPSFSDNGQEVCFCCIGDASTSEGAFWESLNAAGVLQIPLAVTVADDGYGISVPTEYQTIKGSISAALAGFAAEGDQEGMAIYRIKGWDYPALCEAYTKGIKQVRKAHQPALYHIEELTQPQGHSTSGSHERYKSEERLNWEQEYDCNRQFRLWMLATEIAEEEELLELEAKAKAVITEARTQAWDNFRQPIKLLQEQLNQVIQSLPSSEAKDHALKEIAQLRTPSRSELLSIARRLQFAFYGQETPALTQFIAQEKQHLQQLYSSHHLSESPKAALRVPAVAATYPTTAKNINGFEVINHFFDRALARIPELYIFGEDVGKIGGVNQGMAGLQEKYGEHRVFDTGIREWTIVGQAIGMAMRGLRPVAEIQYLDYLIYAFSPLSDDAATLRWRSNGLQQAPLIIRTRGHRLEGIWHSGSPMSVLLGGLRGMHLCVPRNMVQAIGMYNTLLQSDDPGIVIECLNGYRLKESLPDNLDTFTVPLGVPETIREGADLTVVTYGACIRIVDEAAATLSKMGIEIEIIDVQTLWPFDLEHRISASLRKTNRLLVVDEDVPGGAAAYIMQHILEDQGGYFQLDATPSTLTGTAYRPPYGDDGNYISKPNVEDVVEKVLEVIAE
- a CDS encoding DUF2237 family protein; this encodes MDTSAKNVLGTELQTCSTNPLTGYYRNGCCHTGPQDSGRHVICAQMTEEFLHFTASKGNDLMTPQPHYQFPGLKAGDRWCLCALRWREAYEAGVAPPVILAATHAQVLQYVTIDMLHAHELTNP
- a CDS encoding crotonase/enoyl-CoA hydratase family protein, translated to MYTSFLVHIDQHIATVSFNRPDKANALHEKAWEEMPLIFRELHEHPEVRVIILQGEGRNFCAGIDLTVLMNLQRFHTISCEGRKREALRGFIFKLQNAITAIEECRKPVIAAIHGACIGGGVDIIAACDMRYCTEDAYFSIKEIDLGLVADIGTLQRLPKILQPGIVAEMAYTGRNVAGTEAAAIGLCNRTYPSQEDLQKGVLELATTIATKSPLCIRGTKEILLYARDHTVAESLNYMTAWNASMLLSNDLLEAFAANMEKRSPKFEG
- a CDS encoding NAD(P)/FAD-dependent oxidoreductase, producing MAVASFKPHLKILIIGAGPAGAAAAIFAARNGWEVSLLDRRSDVLTTDPVEPKVGESLPPSVQPLLMELGLWEDFQHTSHLPTYGIQSLWGSDRVIHRDYLAHPLGQGWHLDRRVFEKQLVHKAVDTGADLIIGAVMQNAKFVADQWEVSWLNDGQPTQERFDFILDGSGRNAWLARRQGVARLYEHQQLALIRFLKMPTDFLDSTGLIETTPSGWWYTALIPGNRLATTFFCRPGKEDRETWGTGAGWKQLYEAAPHTAARITKATDALTTPRFIAADSSRLESFYGPGWLSIGDAALTLDPVSSHGITMALVTARDAVGAIQQKQAGRSDAFTAYDALLSATFNQYAHQRMQLYRSERRFTGSTYW